From Luteococcus japonicus, one genomic window encodes:
- the gyrB gene encoding DNA topoisomerase (ATP-hydrolyzing) subunit B has translation MSEATSSETVVDDNEAGRLEGLIDAGDTSVAAGSYDAGQIQVLEGLEAVRKRPGMYIGSTGERGLHHLVYEIVDNSVDEALAGYGDKIEVSILPEGGISVADHGRGFPVKMHPTHGLPAVTVALTVLHAGGKFGDGGYKVSGGLHGVGSSVVNALSEKFTVEVWRDGYRWEQTFSLGDPDFDLRRCEETEETGTKVTFYASKDIFETTNYSYETLATRFREMAFLNKGLEITITDERPDRVDDEGKQHTDSFRYDDGLVDYVKYINGTREPIHPSVINVEAHLPEAGMGVEVALQWNTSYTSSVHTFANTINTIEGGTHEEGFRAALTNTVNKWGEAWGMIKKREDRVSGDDIREGLTAIISIMLSEPQFEGQTKTKLGNTEARSFVQRVVNDKLGDWFERNPAEGKDIVRKSQAAAQARIAARKARDMARNRKGLLGGGGLPGKLADCSSNKPEECEVFIVEGDSAGGSAKGGRDPRTQAILPIRGKILNVEKARLDRILQNKEVEAIINALGTGVHEDFDIDKLRYHKIVLMADADVDGAHIRTLLLTLLFRFMPKLIEQGKVYLAQPPLFRLRWTNAPHELAYNDAERDALRDEGIKSGKKLPTINPIQRYKGLGEMDAQDLWDTTMDPDGRILLQVTLADAAMADQMFSILMGEDVEQRRSFIQRNAKDVRFLDI, from the coding sequence GTGAGTGAAGCCACCAGCAGCGAGACGGTCGTCGACGACAACGAGGCAGGACGGCTCGAAGGTCTGATCGACGCGGGCGACACCTCGGTGGCCGCCGGCAGCTACGACGCCGGCCAGATCCAGGTGCTCGAGGGCCTCGAGGCCGTCCGCAAGCGTCCCGGCATGTACATCGGTTCCACCGGTGAGCGTGGCCTGCACCACCTGGTCTACGAGATCGTGGACAACTCCGTCGACGAGGCGCTGGCCGGTTACGGCGACAAGATCGAGGTCTCGATCCTGCCCGAGGGCGGCATCTCGGTGGCCGACCACGGCCGCGGTTTCCCGGTCAAGATGCACCCGACGCACGGCCTGCCCGCCGTGACCGTGGCCCTGACCGTGCTGCACGCGGGTGGCAAGTTCGGGGACGGGGGCTACAAGGTCTCCGGCGGTCTGCACGGCGTCGGCTCGTCGGTGGTGAACGCGCTCAGCGAGAAGTTCACCGTCGAGGTCTGGCGTGACGGCTACCGCTGGGAGCAGACCTTCAGCCTGGGTGACCCGGACTTTGACCTGCGTCGCTGCGAAGAGACGGAGGAGACCGGCACGAAGGTCACCTTCTACGCCAGCAAGGACATCTTCGAGACCACCAACTACTCCTACGAGACCCTGGCCACTCGCTTCCGGGAGATGGCCTTCCTGAACAAGGGCCTCGAGATCACCATCACCGACGAGCGTCCCGACCGCGTCGACGACGAGGGCAAGCAGCACACCGACAGCTTCCGGTACGACGACGGCTTGGTTGACTACGTCAAGTACATCAACGGCACCCGCGAGCCGATCCACCCCAGCGTGATCAATGTCGAGGCACACCTGCCCGAGGCCGGGATGGGCGTGGAGGTGGCGCTGCAGTGGAACACCTCCTACACCTCCAGCGTCCACACCTTCGCCAACACCATCAACACCATCGAGGGTGGCACCCACGAAGAGGGCTTCCGCGCCGCGCTGACCAATACGGTCAACAAGTGGGGCGAGGCCTGGGGCATGATCAAGAAGCGTGAGGACCGCGTCTCCGGCGACGACATCCGTGAGGGCCTGACCGCCATCATCTCCATCATGCTGTCCGAACCGCAGTTCGAGGGACAGACCAAGACCAAGCTGGGCAATACCGAAGCCCGCAGCTTCGTGCAGCGCGTCGTCAACGACAAGCTGGGCGACTGGTTCGAGCGCAATCCCGCTGAGGGCAAGGACATCGTCCGCAAGAGCCAGGCTGCCGCGCAGGCCCGCATCGCGGCCCGCAAGGCGCGCGACATGGCCCGCAACCGCAAGGGCCTGCTGGGTGGCGGCGGCCTCCCCGGCAAGCTGGCCGACTGCTCCAGCAACAAGCCGGAGGAGTGCGAGGTCTTCATCGTCGAGGGTGACTCCGCCGGCGGTTCCGCCAAGGGCGGTCGTGACCCGCGCACCCAGGCCATCCTGCCCATTAGAGGCAAGATCCTGAACGTCGAGAAGGCCCGCCTGGACCGCATCCTGCAGAACAAGGAGGTCGAGGCCATCATCAACGCCCTGGGAACGGGCGTCCACGAGGACTTCGACATCGACAAGCTGCGCTACCACAAGATCGTGCTGATGGCCGACGCCGACGTCGACGGCGCCCACATCCGCACCCTGCTGCTCACGCTGCTCTTCCGCTTCATGCCGAAGCTGATCGAGCAGGGCAAGGTCTACCTGGCGCAGCCGCCGCTCTTCCGTCTGCGCTGGACCAATGCACCGCACGAGCTGGCCTACAACGACGCCGAGCGCGACGCCCTGCGTGACGAGGGCATCAAGTCGGGCAAGAAGCTGCCGACGATCAACCCGATCCAGCGCTACAAGGGTCTGGGCGAGATGGACGCGCAGGACCTGTGGGACACCACCATGGATCCCGACGGCCGCATCCTGCTGCAGGTGACGCTGGCCGATGCCGCAATGGCCGACCAGATGTTCTCGATCCTGATGGGCGAGGACGTCGAACAGCGCCGCAGCTTCATCCAGCGCAATGCCAAGGACGTCCGCTTCCTCGACATCTGA
- a CDS encoding DUF721 domain-containing protein has translation MTDSFDPAWENDSPSTASAEDREVLANHDPLGLDLASQIARGTASPLPPPRGVNRKPRAKRRPWTDRNARSGSGPDARDPQPLGAALGRVIEERGWQREVNLRHLLDRWDSLVGPANGAHSHPEAYKDTVLTVRCDATVWATQLRMLAPSLVAQLNRQLGQGTVTRINVLGPTAPSWKHGSRSVRDGRGPRDTYG, from the coding sequence ATGACCGACTCCTTCGATCCCGCGTGGGAGAACGATTCCCCATCCACAGCCAGCGCCGAGGACCGCGAGGTGCTGGCCAACCACGATCCCCTGGGGCTGGACCTGGCCAGCCAGATCGCTCGCGGCACCGCCTCTCCGTTGCCACCCCCGCGGGGCGTGAACCGCAAGCCCCGGGCAAAGCGGCGCCCGTGGACGGACCGCAATGCCCGGTCCGGATCCGGCCCCGACGCCCGTGACCCGCAGCCCCTCGGCGCCGCCCTGGGACGGGTGATCGAGGAGCGGGGGTGGCAGCGTGAGGTGAACCTGCGCCACCTGTTGGACCGCTGGGACTCCTTGGTGGGTCCGGCCAATGGGGCCCACTCCCACCCGGAGGCCTACAAGGACACCGTGCTCACCGTGCGCTGCGACGCGACGGTCTGGGCCACCCAGCTGCGGATGCTCGCCCCCAGCCTGGTCGCGCAGCTCAACCGCCAGCTGGGCCAGGGCACCGTCACCCGGATCAACGTCCTGGGACCCACAGCGCCCAGCTGGAAGCACGGTTCCCGTAGCGTGCGCGATGGCCGTGGCCCCCGCGACACCTACGGCTGA
- the recF gene encoding DNA replication/repair protein RecF (All proteins in this family for which functions are known are DNA-binding proteins that assist the filamentation of RecA onto DNA for the initiation of recombination or recombinational repair.), translating into MFVHHLNLVDWRCYATADVELGPGVTIFVGQNGQGKTNLVEAVEYLSSMSSHRVSSEAPLVKAGQPQAIVRGRVQAASDDVRQLLLEIEVNPGKANRARINRNALPRAREICGVLRTVVFSPEDLAIVKGDPSDRRRFLDQIVITRWPRMAGVKADYEKALKQRNTLLKSLARPGGRPDEYALATLDVWDAQLARIGSELLHARLDTITDLMPHVREAYESIAPTNNIARAEYKTSLDITPGVAEESGRVFLEGRLRDAMLERRREELARGVSLVGPHRDDLTLYIGELPAKGYASHGECWSLALALRLGSFQLLRADGIEPVLVLDDVFAELDSTRRLRLAEHVRDAEQVLVTAAVATDVPELLILDDQGRPTGRRYRVRSGTVVLAGVDGEPLDALVDDAPGPADPQPGQGEGPVNQLTPQPVDKSVDEAVDDATASGEDG; encoded by the coding sequence ATGTTCGTCCACCACCTGAACCTCGTCGACTGGCGCTGCTATGCCACCGCCGACGTGGAACTGGGGCCGGGCGTGACGATCTTCGTCGGGCAGAACGGGCAGGGAAAGACCAACCTCGTCGAGGCCGTGGAGTACCTGTCCAGCATGAGCTCGCACCGAGTGAGCTCTGAGGCGCCGCTGGTGAAGGCCGGTCAGCCGCAGGCGATCGTCCGCGGCCGGGTGCAGGCCGCCAGCGATGATGTCCGCCAGCTGCTGCTGGAGATCGAGGTCAATCCCGGCAAGGCCAACCGGGCCCGGATCAACCGCAATGCCCTGCCGCGCGCCCGGGAGATCTGCGGTGTGCTGCGCACCGTCGTCTTCTCCCCTGAGGACCTGGCCATCGTCAAGGGCGACCCCAGCGACCGGCGTCGCTTCCTGGACCAGATCGTCATCACCCGCTGGCCGCGGATGGCCGGCGTGAAAGCCGACTACGAGAAGGCCCTCAAGCAGCGCAACACCCTGCTGAAGTCCCTGGCCAGGCCCGGCGGGCGTCCCGACGAGTACGCTCTGGCCACCCTCGACGTGTGGGACGCGCAGCTGGCCCGGATCGGCAGCGAACTGCTGCACGCCCGGTTGGACACCATCACCGATCTGATGCCGCACGTGCGCGAGGCCTATGAATCCATCGCTCCCACCAACAACATCGCCCGCGCGGAGTACAAGACCAGCCTGGACATCACACCCGGTGTCGCCGAGGAGTCCGGGCGAGTCTTCCTTGAGGGGCGGCTGCGCGACGCGATGCTGGAGCGTCGACGCGAGGAGCTGGCCCGTGGCGTGAGCCTGGTGGGTCCGCACCGCGATGACCTGACCCTCTACATCGGAGAGCTGCCCGCCAAGGGCTATGCCAGCCACGGCGAGTGCTGGAGTCTGGCGCTGGCATTGCGGCTGGGCTCCTTCCAGCTGCTTCGTGCCGACGGTATCGAGCCGGTGCTGGTGCTCGACGACGTCTTCGCGGAGCTGGACTCCACCCGTCGCCTGCGGCTGGCCGAGCATGTGCGTGACGCCGAGCAGGTGCTGGTGACGGCCGCCGTCGCCACCGACGTGCCGGAGCTGCTGATCCTGGACGACCAGGGCCGGCCCACGGGACGCCGCTATCGGGTGCGCTCCGGGACCGTGGTCCTCGCGGGCGTGGACGGAGAGCCCCTGGACGCGCTTGTGGATGACGCCCCAGGACCTGCGGATCCCCAGCCTGGCCAGGGAGAAGGTCCTGTGAACCAGCTCACTCCACAGCCTGTGGACAAGTCTGTGGACGAAGCGGTGGATGACGCCACCGCATCTGGGGAGGACGGATGA
- the gnd gene encoding phosphogluconate dehydrogenase (NAD(+)-dependent, decarboxylating) yields the protein MQIGLVGLGKMGGNMRERIRKGGHTVIGYDRNQEISDSKDLQDMVNQLTEGPKVVWVMLPIQFVDETVTQLAEMLSPGDIIIDGGNSKWTNDKRHAEQLRAKGIGFLDCGVSGGIWGLEYGYALMVGGEAADVATVQPIFDALKPESEYGFVHAGAHGAGHFAKMVHNGIEYALMQAYAEGWELLEKAEEVTDVPKIFESWKEGTVIRSWLLDLTVDALHKDPHLDKIDDIAEDSGEGRWTVNAAVDLGVPVPTIAASLFARFVSQQEDKPAMKMIAAMRNEFGGHAVVAAQPEKTMTPGEGGNPKGH from the coding sequence ATGCAGATCGGACTCGTCGGCCTGGGCAAGATGGGCGGCAACATGCGTGAGCGCATCCGCAAGGGTGGGCACACCGTAATCGGCTACGACCGCAACCAAGAGATCAGCGACTCCAAGGACCTGCAGGACATGGTCAACCAGCTGACTGAGGGCCCCAAGGTGGTCTGGGTCATGCTTCCCATCCAGTTCGTCGACGAGACCGTCACCCAGCTGGCCGAGATGCTCAGCCCCGGCGACATCATCATCGACGGTGGCAACTCCAAGTGGACCAATGACAAGCGTCACGCCGAGCAGCTCAGGGCCAAGGGGATCGGCTTCCTGGACTGCGGCGTCTCCGGTGGCATCTGGGGCCTGGAGTACGGCTACGCGCTGATGGTCGGTGGCGAGGCCGCCGACGTCGCGACCGTCCAGCCCATCTTCGACGCCCTCAAGCCCGAGAGTGAGTACGGCTTCGTGCACGCCGGTGCCCATGGCGCCGGTCACTTCGCCAAGATGGTGCACAACGGCATCGAGTACGCCCTGATGCAGGCCTACGCCGAGGGCTGGGAGCTGCTGGAGAAGGCCGAGGAGGTCACCGACGTCCCGAAGATCTTCGAGAGCTGGAAGGAAGGCACGGTCATCCGTTCCTGGCTGCTGGACCTCACCGTCGATGCCCTGCACAAGGACCCGCACCTGGACAAGATCGACGACATCGCCGAGGACTCCGGCGAGGGCCGCTGGACCGTGAATGCTGCTGTTGATCTTGGTGTCCCGGTGCCGACGATCGCCGCCAGCCTGTTCGCCCGCTTCGTCAGCCAGCAGGAGGACAAGCCGGCGATGAAGATGATCGCCGCCATGCGCAATGAGTTCGGCGGCCATGCCGTCGTCGCTGCGCAGCCCGAGAAGACGATGACGCCGGGCGAGGGTGGCAACCCCAAGGGGCACTGA
- the dnaN gene encoding DNA polymerase III subunit beta, which yields MKIRLERDVMAEAVAWAARSLPSRPSVPILAGLLVKATPEGVTMSSFDYETSAQINVSAEVVEPGEALVSGRLLADIARSLPGKPVELTSDESRMELVCGSARFTLQTLPVADYPNLPEMPAATGTVVSDDFAKAVGQVVVAAGRDELLPVFTGVRVEIEGETLSLLATDRYRMALKELTWRPADSQASGAALVPAKVLSETAKSMGAGDNITMSLSNASAGDGLIGFEGEGSGGTRQITTRLLDGEFPKVRHLMNVQAALSVRVNTAELISSVKRVALVAERNTPLRMIIGDGQVALEAATGDQAQASEAIEAVVENHAGGESPITAAGFNPHYLQDALAALDTPYVHFAFTAPGKPCLVMGLADLDSDPLPDYKHVIMLMRLPN from the coding sequence GTGAAGATCCGCCTGGAACGCGATGTGATGGCCGAGGCAGTTGCCTGGGCCGCCCGTAGCCTGCCCAGCCGCCCGAGCGTCCCGATCCTGGCCGGCCTGCTGGTCAAGGCGACGCCCGAGGGCGTCACCATGTCCTCCTTCGACTACGAGACCTCCGCCCAGATCAATGTTTCCGCCGAGGTCGTCGAGCCCGGCGAGGCACTCGTCTCCGGCCGCCTGCTGGCCGACATCGCCCGCAGCCTGCCCGGCAAGCCCGTCGAACTCACCAGCGACGAGTCCCGGATGGAGCTGGTCTGCGGATCGGCCCGTTTCACCCTGCAGACGCTGCCCGTCGCGGACTATCCGAACCTGCCGGAGATGCCCGCAGCCACCGGCACCGTGGTCAGCGACGACTTCGCCAAGGCCGTCGGCCAAGTGGTGGTTGCCGCCGGACGCGACGAGCTGCTGCCCGTCTTCACCGGTGTGCGGGTGGAGATCGAGGGCGAGACTCTCTCCCTGCTGGCCACCGACCGTTACCGGATGGCGCTCAAGGAACTCACCTGGCGCCCGGCGGACTCGCAGGCCTCCGGTGCAGCGCTGGTCCCGGCCAAGGTCCTCAGCGAGACCGCGAAGAGCATGGGCGCCGGCGACAACATCACCATGAGCCTGTCCAATGCCTCGGCCGGCGACGGCCTGATCGGCTTCGAGGGTGAGGGCTCCGGCGGCACCCGCCAGATCACCACCCGCCTGCTCGACGGCGAGTTCCCCAAGGTGCGCCACCTGATGAATGTGCAGGCCGCCCTGTCCGTGCGCGTCAACACCGCCGAGCTGATCAGCTCCGTGAAGCGCGTCGCCCTGGTGGCGGAGCGCAACACCCCGCTGCGGATGATCATCGGCGACGGGCAGGTGGCCCTCGAGGCCGCCACCGGCGACCAGGCACAGGCTTCGGAGGCGATCGAGGCCGTCGTGGAGAACCACGCCGGCGGCGAGAGCCCGATCACGGCAGCCGGCTTCAACCCGCACTACCTGCAGGATGCGCTGGCGGCCCTGGACACCCCCTACGTGCACTTCGCCTTCACCGCCCCCGGCAAGCCGTGTCTGGTGATGGGCCTGGCGGACCTGGACTCCGATCCGCTGCCCGACTACAAGCACGTCATCATGCTGATGCGTCTGCCCAACTGA
- a CDS encoding ABC transporter permease — MYKAALKSLLARKLRLVMSALAIVLGVAFVAGTLIFTGMLKSTFDDIMRGTVADVNVVVKGTYDPQSMNMQQMSSTAMPLTPKELAKIRAVPGVQHAEGTISMTEVFPLDTKGKVLAVGGAPAIASNWVTAPALGNKAGITLLSGHEPRAADEVVVDPKTLERSGHQLGETMNFVGASTGKFSKKVVGTASWGSGGTAGAMYSFYSTSEAQKLFLGGKDVYQTGWVSLEPGQDPVARSAEINKLVPQGYEAVDGEKAADATANAVGEMLNFIDTFLLVFAAIALVVASFLIVNTFAILVAQRSKELALFRAMGASRGQVRNTVLFEALVIGLIGATVGLFVGWLLALGIIALFTQMGMDFGREMPRPGWDAVLASYAIGILVTMAAAWMPARTAGRVPPVVAMTGVNGSKDKGLGRRIWIGLFLVLAGALAMAAGLWWLDEKRALATGLGAVAVLLGVAAASPWMGRPVTWILGRLYRAVFGEVGKLAELNAVRQPRRTAATASALMLSLALVSALSVLGASASGSLRTQISEGLRGDLLVESATFGNFPHTIAEKAQQVDGVEKVNVLRGGMAMRDGQRTWIAVQDPESFDRMLAQELVDGRQATGSNETLLNKDAADEWGKKVGDVVTVVGGNRKPVPLKVVGLFTNAEGGGMGNLVVNQQTGAQFVPPNQDQMLTVDLAPGADLTRVHTELDRITEELPMVRVMDSAELIENRSSQVNQLLNVIYALLGLAVVISILGIVNTLGLSVVERTREIGLLRAIALTRGQLRTMITLESVVIALLGSVLGITLGVVFGAALQHVLADSGLSSLTIPWARLLVFLAVAALVGVLAAVWPARRAARLNVLDAIAQE; from the coding sequence ATGTACAAGGCGGCCCTGAAATCCCTGCTGGCGCGCAAGCTGCGTCTGGTGATGAGCGCCCTTGCCATCGTCCTTGGCGTCGCCTTCGTGGCGGGAACCCTGATCTTCACCGGCATGCTGAAGTCCACCTTCGACGACATCATGCGCGGAACCGTCGCCGACGTGAACGTCGTGGTGAAGGGCACCTATGACCCTCAGTCCATGAACATGCAGCAGATGTCCTCGACGGCCATGCCGCTGACCCCCAAGGAGCTGGCGAAGATCCGCGCCGTGCCGGGCGTGCAGCACGCCGAGGGCACCATCTCCATGACCGAGGTCTTCCCCCTGGACACCAAGGGCAAGGTGCTGGCCGTCGGTGGCGCCCCCGCCATTGCGTCCAACTGGGTGACGGCGCCGGCGCTGGGCAATAAGGCCGGCATCACGCTGCTCTCCGGCCATGAGCCGCGCGCCGCCGATGAGGTGGTGGTGGATCCGAAGACCCTCGAGCGTTCCGGTCACCAGCTGGGCGAGACCATGAACTTCGTCGGTGCCTCCACCGGGAAGTTCAGCAAGAAGGTGGTGGGCACGGCCTCCTGGGGCAGCGGAGGCACGGCCGGTGCGATGTACTCCTTCTACTCCACCAGCGAGGCGCAAAAGCTCTTCCTGGGCGGCAAGGACGTCTACCAGACCGGCTGGGTGAGCCTCGAACCGGGCCAGGACCCGGTGGCCAGGAGCGCAGAGATCAACAAGCTGGTTCCGCAGGGCTACGAGGCCGTCGATGGGGAGAAGGCGGCCGACGCCACTGCCAATGCGGTGGGCGAGATGCTCAACTTCATCGACACCTTCCTGCTGGTCTTCGCCGCGATCGCCCTGGTGGTGGCGAGCTTCCTGATCGTCAACACCTTCGCGATCCTGGTGGCGCAACGCAGCAAGGAGCTGGCGCTCTTCCGGGCGATGGGTGCCAGCCGTGGCCAGGTGCGCAACACGGTGCTCTTCGAGGCGCTGGTGATCGGTCTGATCGGCGCGACGGTGGGCCTGTTCGTCGGCTGGCTGCTGGCGCTGGGCATCATCGCCCTGTTCACGCAGATGGGCATGGACTTCGGTCGCGAGATGCCGCGCCCCGGCTGGGATGCCGTGCTGGCCTCCTATGCCATCGGCATCCTGGTCACGATGGCCGCGGCCTGGATGCCGGCCCGCACCGCGGGGCGGGTACCACCCGTGGTCGCCATGACCGGGGTGAACGGCAGCAAGGACAAGGGGCTGGGCCGGCGGATCTGGATCGGCCTGTTCTTGGTGCTCGCGGGTGCCCTGGCCATGGCTGCGGGCCTGTGGTGGTTGGACGAGAAGCGGGCCCTGGCCACTGGTCTGGGTGCCGTGGCCGTCCTGCTGGGCGTGGCCGCGGCCAGCCCCTGGATGGGCCGCCCGGTCACCTGGATCCTGGGCCGGTTGTACCGGGCGGTCTTCGGCGAGGTCGGCAAGCTGGCCGAACTCAATGCCGTGCGCCAGCCCCGCCGCACCGCCGCCACCGCATCGGCCCTGATGCTCTCGCTGGCCCTGGTCAGTGCGCTGTCCGTGCTCGGAGCCTCCGCGTCGGGCTCACTGCGCACCCAGATCAGCGAGGGACTACGGGGCGATCTGCTCGTCGAGTCCGCCACCTTCGGGAACTTCCCGCACACCATTGCGGAGAAGGCGCAACAGGTCGACGGGGTCGAGAAGGTCAACGTCCTGCGCGGCGGGATGGCGATGCGCGATGGGCAGCGCACCTGGATCGCGGTGCAGGATCCGGAGAGCTTCGACCGGATGCTGGCGCAGGAGCTGGTGGACGGACGCCAGGCCACGGGCAGCAATGAGACGCTGCTGAACAAGGATGCCGCCGACGAGTGGGGCAAGAAGGTGGGCGACGTGGTCACCGTCGTCGGAGGGAACCGCAAGCCGGTCCCGCTGAAGGTGGTGGGCCTGTTCACCAATGCCGAGGGCGGTGGGATGGGCAACCTGGTGGTCAACCAGCAGACCGGGGCCCAGTTCGTCCCGCCGAACCAGGACCAGATGCTGACCGTCGACCTCGCGCCGGGAGCGGACCTCACGAGAGTCCACACCGAGCTGGACCGGATCACCGAGGAACTGCCGATGGTGCGGGTGATGGATTCCGCGGAGCTGATCGAGAACCGCTCCAGCCAGGTCAACCAGCTGCTGAACGTGATCTACGCACTGCTGGGCCTGGCCGTGGTGATCTCCATCCTGGGAATCGTCAACACCTTGGGCCTGTCAGTGGTGGAGCGCACCAGGGAGATCGGGCTGCTGCGCGCCATTGCCCTCACCCGGGGGCAGTTGCGCACCATGATCACGCTGGAATCGGTGGTGATCGCACTGCTCGGCTCGGTGCTGGGCATCACCCTGGGCGTCGTCTTCGGTGCGGCCTTGCAGCACGTGCTGGCCGACAGCGGCCTGTCCTCGCTGACCATCCCGTGGGCCAGGTTGCTGGTCTTCCTGGCTGTGGCCGCCTTGGTGGGCGTGCTGGCAGCGGTGTGGCCGGCCAGGCGGGCCGCCCGGCTGAATGTGCTGGATGCCATTGCCCAGGAGTGA
- a CDS encoding ABC transporter ATP-binding protein, translated as MPSPASPEHVTQAATVRGLTKHYGQGDATVIALDGVDVDFRRGEFTAVMGPSGSGKSTLMHCAAGLDVPTSGEVTVGDTQIGHLKDKELTQLRRDRIGFIFQAFNLVPTLTAEENILLPLAIAGRQPDADWYARIIATVGLESRLKHKPSELSGGQQQRVACARALIGQPEIVFADEPTGNLDSRSSAEVLAFLRHSVDEFGQTIVMVTHDPVAASYADRALFLADGRIVGDVADPTRESVLAQMARLDPRFLDEDVAADQAAARRNADDVEHPTERTAPMRGIIDDSADDFSSEDAPARPRHVSEG; from the coding sequence ATGCCTAGCCCAGCCTCACCAGAACACGTCACCCAGGCCGCCACGGTTCGTGGCCTGACCAAGCACTATGGCCAGGGAGATGCCACGGTGATCGCCCTCGACGGCGTCGATGTGGACTTCCGTCGGGGAGAGTTCACCGCCGTGATGGGCCCTTCTGGCTCCGGCAAGTCCACGCTGATGCACTGCGCAGCCGGTCTCGACGTCCCCACCTCCGGTGAGGTGACGGTTGGCGACACCCAGATCGGACATCTCAAGGACAAGGAACTCACACAGCTGCGTCGGGACCGGATTGGCTTCATCTTCCAGGCCTTCAACCTGGTGCCGACCCTCACCGCGGAGGAGAACATCCTCCTCCCGCTGGCCATCGCCGGACGTCAGCCGGATGCCGACTGGTACGCACGGATCATCGCGACCGTCGGGCTCGAGTCCAGGCTCAAGCACAAGCCCTCGGAGCTGTCCGGTGGTCAGCAGCAGCGCGTCGCGTGCGCCCGGGCACTGATCGGCCAGCCGGAAATCGTCTTCGCCGACGAGCCCACCGGAAACCTGGACTCACGCTCCTCCGCCGAGGTCCTCGCCTTCCTGCGGCACAGCGTCGACGAGTTCGGGCAGACCATCGTGATGGTCACCCATGACCCGGTGGCCGCAAGCTATGCCGACCGCGCCCTCTTCCTTGCCGACGGGCGGATCGTCGGCGACGTGGCGGATCCGACGCGGGAGTCGGTCCTGGCGCAGATGGCGCGTCTGGACCCTCGCTTCCTCGACGAGGACGTGGCCGCGGACCAGGCTGCGGCCCGACGCAATGCCGATGACGTCGAGCATCCGACGGAGCGGACCGCTCCGATGCGCGGGATCATCGATGACTCGGCGGACGACTTCTCCTCCGAGGACGCACCGGCACGTCCACGCCACGTCTCGGAGGGATGA
- a CDS encoding TetR/AcrR family transcriptional regulator produces MSGTEQHEPSPKGDRRRAQIIEAAVQLFGEVGYRGTSLRDIAARVGITHPGLLYHFHSKEELLLEVLARRDEDDRVRFHAHDEGITALQQLRALVRIVEHNASRHGIVELFSTLSAEATDPSHPAHTYFTLRYEMLADTNAVMFQTLADEGLLRPGVDPHRASCNLIALMDGLQVQWLYDERGVDMAGDVLTYLDAILVKPLATLEAEAAQG; encoded by the coding sequence GTGAGCGGAACCGAGCAGCACGAGCCAAGCCCCAAGGGAGACCGACGTCGGGCCCAGATCATCGAGGCCGCCGTCCAGCTCTTCGGCGAGGTGGGTTACCGCGGCACGTCGCTGCGCGACATCGCGGCGAGGGTGGGCATCACCCACCCGGGGCTGCTCTATCACTTCCACTCCAAGGAGGAGCTGCTGCTGGAGGTGCTGGCCCGGCGCGACGAGGACGACCGTGTCCGCTTCCACGCGCATGACGAGGGCATCACTGCGCTGCAGCAGCTGCGGGCACTGGTCAGGATCGTGGAGCACAATGCGTCGCGGCACGGCATCGTCGAGCTGTTCAGCACCCTCTCGGCGGAGGCCACGGATCCCTCACATCCGGCGCACACCTACTTCACCTTGCGCTACGAGATGCTGGCGGACACGAATGCGGTGATGTTCCAGACCCTGGCCGACGAGGGCCTGCTGCGGCCCGGGGTGGATCCGCACAGGGCTTCCTGCAACCTGATCGCCCTGATGGACGGCCTCCAGGTGCAGTGGCTCTACGACGAACGCGGCGTGGACATGGCCGGGGACGTCCTCACCTACCTCGACGCCATCCTGGTCAAGCCCCTGGCAACGCTGGAGGCCGAAGCCGCCCAGGGGTGA